The Candidatus Methylomirabilota bacterium genome has a segment encoding these proteins:
- a CDS encoding phage terminase large subunit family protein → MTTLEALEGEIQQLWKPPPRLELSTWADAHFVLPAGDANAGRWTTLPYQRGILDAMSDPAIERVTLMKSARVGYTKAVCAAIGYYIAHDPCPIMVVQPTLDDARRHSKEDIAPMLRDVPLLEGLIAPTRTRDSDNTILEKLFRGGSLSLIGANSPRGFRRTSRRVVIFDEVDGYPQSAGTEGDPIELGIRRTEYYWNRKILAGSTPTIAGHSVIERLFEAGDQRHYYVPCPSCGAFQVLRFPNLKWPEGEPERAYLVCTEHGCVIEHAAKRAMIEAGEWRAEHPEHFTEHSRHASFHIWAGYSYSPNATWGQLALEFVKATRGGTLTLRTFVNTVLGETWQDRGEAPDWDRLMRRREAYAFGTVPHGALFLTAGVDVQKDRLVYEVVGWGRGKASWSIDYGLLPGDTADLDTGPWAQLDALLARHFPHAGGVQLPIRMLAVDSGYNTQQVYAWARKYPMSRVIAVKGQAMGGALIGPPTAVDVSDRGRKLRRSYKAWPVVGAIAKSELYGWLRLEMPTDAEAPIPAGFCHFPQYGEDYFQQLTAEQLIPTRTAKGFIRLEWTLIEGRQNHALDARVYARAAAAVVGIDRFTASDWASLEAAVGQAPPKATTPAAPTAPAPTSPPGPPPRPPGWLGPRRRWLR, encoded by the coding sequence ACGCCAATGCCGGGCGGTGGACGACGCTGCCCTACCAGCGCGGGATCCTCGACGCGATGTCCGACCCCGCGATCGAGCGCGTCACGCTGATGAAGAGCGCCCGCGTGGGGTATACGAAGGCCGTCTGCGCCGCGATCGGCTACTACATCGCGCATGACCCGTGCCCGATCATGGTCGTGCAGCCGACGCTCGACGATGCCCGGCGGCATAGTAAGGAAGACATCGCCCCGATGCTCCGGGATGTGCCCCTCCTCGAGGGTCTGATCGCCCCTACGCGGACCCGCGATAGCGATAACACGATTCTGGAGAAGCTTTTTCGCGGGGGCTCGCTCTCGCTGATCGGTGCCAATAGCCCGCGGGGTTTCCGGCGGACCTCGCGGCGCGTGGTGATCTTCGACGAGGTGGATGGCTATCCGCAATCAGCGGGCACCGAGGGCGACCCGATCGAGCTCGGGATCCGGCGCACGGAGTATTACTGGAACCGGAAGATTCTCGCGGGCTCGACGCCGACGATCGCGGGGCATAGCGTCATCGAGCGCCTCTTCGAGGCGGGCGACCAGCGGCACTACTATGTGCCGTGCCCGTCGTGCGGCGCGTTCCAGGTGCTCCGGTTCCCCAATTTGAAGTGGCCCGAGGGCGAGCCCGAGCGCGCCTATCTGGTCTGCACCGAACACGGCTGCGTCATCGAGCACGCGGCCAAGCGCGCGATGATCGAGGCGGGCGAGTGGCGCGCCGAGCACCCCGAGCATTTCACCGAGCATAGCCGCCATGCCTCGTTTCACATCTGGGCGGGCTACTCCTACAGCCCCAACGCCACGTGGGGCCAGCTCGCCCTCGAGTTCGTCAAGGCCACGCGCGGCGGCACGCTCACGCTCCGCACGTTCGTCAACACCGTGCTCGGCGAGACCTGGCAAGATCGCGGCGAAGCGCCGGACTGGGACCGGCTCATGCGGCGCCGCGAGGCCTATGCCTTCGGGACGGTCCCCCACGGCGCGCTCTTCCTGACCGCCGGCGTGGACGTGCAGAAGGATCGCTTGGTCTACGAGGTCGTCGGCTGGGGCCGCGGCAAGGCCTCGTGGTCGATCGACTATGGCCTGCTCCCAGGGGACACGGCCGATCTGGACACGGGCCCCTGGGCCCAGCTCGACGCCCTCCTGGCCCGCCATTTTCCCCACGCCGGGGGCGTGCAGCTCCCCATCCGGATGCTCGCGGTCGATAGCGGCTATAACACGCAACAGGTGTACGCCTGGGCGCGGAAGTACCCCATGAGCCGTGTGATCGCGGTGAAGGGCCAAGCAATGGGTGGCGCGCTGATTGGCCCGCCGACCGCCGTCGATGTTAGCGACCGCGGGCGGAAACTCCGCCGCTCCTACAAGGCCTGGCCGGTGGTGGGCGCGATCGCCAAGAGCGAGCTCTACGGGTGGCTCCGGCTGGAGATGCCGACCGACGCCGAGGCCCCGATCCCCGCAGGATTCTGCCACTTCCCGCAATACGGCGAGGATTACTTTCAGCAGCTCACGGCGGAGCAACTCATCCCCACGCGGACGGCCAAGGGCTTCATCCGCCTGGAATGGACCCTGATCGAAGGCCGCCAGAACCATGCTTTGGACGCCCGGGTCTATGCGCGCGCGGCGGCCGCCGTGGTCGGGATCGATCGCTTCACGGCGTCCGATTGGGCGTCGCTCGAGGCCGCCGTCGGGCAGGCCCCGCCCAAGGCGACGACCCCGGCCGCGCCGACCGCGCCTGCGCCGACCAGCCCGCCCGGGCCTCCGCCGCGGCCGCCGGGGTGGCTCGGGCCCCGCCGTCGGTGGCTGCGCTGA